In a single window of the uncultured Dysgonomonas sp. genome:
- a CDS encoding glycosyltransferase family 9 protein, with the protein MANTLIIRYHRIGDALIVLPLIVSLATKYKEDTFTILTNERFNTFLEVMPPNVVFKPMISKKSKGAFRGLVFSIKKRLFSAKMKSFANSFDKIAFLQYDIIEQKLHKSILQNNLNIEIALTNENRFFSEERIPNKCNDGLTMIDLHKEALANLGYNGLQPIFNPMAIKKRDSDKLFNKLNISSNKKLIAISPFSKERTKIYPLNKMEEVISYFSKKDEYQVLIFGGGIREKKQVDAWIETYPSVISLIDRISFDEETTVMAKCSIALTMDSANLHLAALLNVSVISIWGATAPQNGYYPSNLDRKDALIKDLSCQPCSIFGNKPCSNPKTFDCLDINSKIVIQRIENILFK; encoded by the coding sequence ATGGCAAATACTTTAATTATCAGATACCATAGGATCGGCGATGCTTTAATCGTCCTACCCTTAATTGTATCTTTGGCGACCAAATATAAAGAAGACACCTTTACAATACTTACAAATGAGCGGTTTAATACCTTTCTGGAAGTAATGCCTCCCAATGTTGTATTTAAACCTATGATATCTAAGAAATCGAAAGGAGCTTTCAGAGGGCTGGTTTTTTCAATAAAAAAACGTCTTTTTTCAGCTAAGATGAAGTCTTTTGCCAATTCATTTGATAAAATAGCTTTTCTACAATATGATATCATCGAACAGAAATTACACAAAAGCATTCTTCAAAATAACCTAAATATAGAAATAGCCCTAACCAATGAAAACAGGTTCTTTTCAGAAGAAAGGATCCCGAATAAATGTAATGACGGCCTAACAATGATTGACTTACATAAAGAAGCTCTTGCTAATTTAGGTTATAATGGGTTGCAACCAATATTCAACCCAATGGCTATAAAGAAAAGAGATTCAGATAAATTATTTAACAAGCTCAATATTAGCTCCAATAAAAAACTAATTGCAATATCTCCCTTCTCTAAAGAAAGGACTAAAATATACCCATTAAATAAGATGGAAGAGGTTATATCGTATTTTAGCAAAAAAGATGAATATCAGGTCTTAATATTTGGAGGAGGAATCAGAGAAAAAAAACAGGTAGACGCCTGGATCGAAACATATCCTTCAGTAATTTCACTTATTGATCGCATCTCTTTCGATGAAGAAACGACTGTTATGGCAAAATGTAGTATTGCCCTCACAATGGATTCTGCGAATCTGCATTTAGCCGCATTATTAAATGTTTCGGTAATCAGCATTTGGGGAGCCACCGCACCGCAAAATGGTTATTATCCATCAAATTTAGATCGGAAAGATGCTCTAATTAAAGATTTAAGCTGCCAGCCTTGTTCTATATTTGGAAATAAACCTTGCAGTAATCCAAAAACTTTTGATTGTCTCGACATTAACTCTAAAATAGTAATACAAAGAATAGAAAATATACTTTTTAAATAA
- a CDS encoding glycosyltransferase family 2 protein: MPKISIITPTYNSENTIHGTIDALLRQTFSDFEYIIIDGVSKDNTVEKIKSYIPAFEKKGVSVRILSEPDKGVYDAMNKGIALAQGELVGITNSDDWYEDNALEVMWDKFTDREVNRSNCMIYGIERVWKDDKIFNVQRRGAAFISESVLPHSTFFVSRAVYDKFGAFDLSVKVLADYDFICRCASQGVSLEEVDIVISNFRLGGISSSYFDFYSDYYKIKHKYGFIDNKKYKELKFVLKVKQLINKVAKRW; this comes from the coding sequence ATGCCAAAGATTTCTATTATAACACCTACTTACAATTCGGAAAATACAATACATGGAACAATTGATGCCTTACTCAGACAAACGTTTTCTGATTTCGAATACATCATTATTGATGGCGTCTCCAAAGATAATACAGTGGAGAAAATAAAAAGCTATATACCTGCTTTTGAGAAGAAAGGAGTAAGTGTACGGATATTGAGTGAGCCGGATAAAGGTGTTTACGATGCAATGAATAAGGGGATTGCTTTAGCGCAAGGAGAGCTTGTGGGTATTACAAATTCTGATGACTGGTACGAAGATAATGCTTTGGAGGTGATGTGGGATAAGTTTACTGATAGAGAAGTAAATAGGTCTAACTGCATGATATATGGTATCGAACGGGTTTGGAAAGATGATAAGATATTTAATGTGCAACGACGTGGTGCTGCTTTCATCTCTGAGAGCGTATTGCCGCATTCAACTTTCTTCGTTTCAAGGGCTGTCTATGATAAATTCGGAGCATTTGATTTATCTGTAAAAGTATTAGCTGACTATGATTTTATTTGCAGATGTGCAAGCCAAGGTGTCAGTCTGGAAGAAGTGGATATTGTAATATCTAATTTTAGATTAGGTGGTATATCTTCTTCATACTTTGATTTTTATTCCGATTATTATAAGATAAAGCATAAATATGGATTTATTGATAATAAGAAATATAAAGAATTGAAGTTTGTTCTGAAAGTGAAACAGCTTATTAATAAGGTAGCTAAGAGATGGTAA
- a CDS encoding TlpA disulfide reductase family protein, which produces MKTSLLSKITILTIASLVLFASCKDKKPQFTIEGKISNADTTILYLEKRSLTETTIIDSVKLDKDGNFKFTEVNVGYPEFYLLKLNGQTINLAVDSIETITVNAPKETFALDYTVEGSNSSAKIKEIVLSQNKLGQTFTELKKKFESKEISQDEYIAAVQDGVNEYKTKAKDLIYSDYKSLAAYFALFQKVDNYLIFDPYNKKDITAFQAVATVWDTQYPTSPRTANLKSFTLSALAEIRKVAGQEEAINRIATSEVTDHTTYYDITLPDRHNKNISLSSLQGKVVILDFTAYQTDFSPAHNILLNKAYEKHKGNVEVYQVSFDTDVHAWQNSAVNLPWICVRDDKSLTSDLLTKYNIQGFPTIFIINKKGEIVKRVLSTDDLSSEVQKLL; this is translated from the coding sequence ATGAAAACGTCCCTTTTATCAAAAATCACAATCCTGACTATTGCTTCATTAGTATTGTTTGCATCCTGCAAAGACAAGAAACCTCAATTTACTATTGAAGGAAAAATAAGTAATGCCGACACAACTATACTATATCTGGAGAAAAGATCTCTGACCGAAACAACTATAATCGATTCTGTGAAATTAGATAAAGACGGTAACTTCAAATTCACAGAGGTAAATGTTGGCTATCCCGAATTTTATTTACTAAAGCTAAACGGACAAACAATCAATCTGGCAGTAGACTCGATAGAGACTATTACTGTGAATGCACCGAAAGAAACATTTGCACTGGATTACACAGTTGAAGGCTCTAACAGTTCGGCTAAAATAAAGGAAATTGTCCTGTCTCAAAACAAACTAGGCCAAACCTTCACCGAACTGAAAAAGAAATTTGAAAGCAAAGAAATATCGCAAGATGAATATATTGCAGCCGTACAAGATGGAGTGAATGAGTACAAGACTAAGGCTAAAGATCTTATATATTCCGACTATAAAAGCCTAGCGGCTTATTTTGCGCTTTTCCAAAAAGTGGATAACTATTTGATTTTCGACCCATACAACAAAAAAGACATAACTGCATTCCAAGCTGTAGCTACAGTATGGGATACACAATATCCGACATCTCCCCGCACAGCTAATCTGAAAAGCTTTACATTATCTGCTCTTGCTGAAATACGCAAAGTAGCAGGTCAGGAAGAAGCGATAAACAGAATTGCGACATCGGAAGTTACAGATCATACTACATATTATGATATAACCCTACCGGATAGACATAATAAGAATATAAGCCTTTCCTCATTGCAAGGAAAAGTAGTCATACTGGACTTTACTGCATATCAAACAGACTTTTCTCCGGCGCACAATATACTGCTTAATAAGGCTTATGAAAAGCATAAGGGAAACGTTGAAGTATATCAGGTTTCATTCGACACGGATGTGCATGCCTGGCAAAACAGTGCAGTAAACCTTCCTTGGATTTGCGTAAGAGATGATAAGTCTTTGACTTCTGATTTACTTACAAAGTATAACATTCAGGGATTCCCAACTATTTTCATTATCAATAAAAAAGGAGAGATCGTAAAAAGGGTATTATCCACGGATGATTTATCTTCTGAAGTTCAAAAATTATTATAA
- a CDS encoding thiamine diphosphokinase, whose protein sequence is MKRYSMPQPYRETETVILANGEFPTHPIALAILNNSKYLVCCDGAINNLAKTNLIPDAIVGDCDSLSEDSLSKFAGIIHRISEQETNDLTKAVQFCIKQGKRNITILGATGKREDHTIANISLLCDYMKDAEVEMVTDYGVFVAIDSDSTFESEIKQQVSLFSIDKMPLTSHNLAYPIHNHVFTNWWQATLNECTGNEFTIETKGRTVVYRAF, encoded by the coding sequence ATGAAAAGATACAGCATGCCGCAACCTTATCGGGAAACGGAAACAGTAATATTAGCAAACGGAGAATTCCCAACTCACCCCATTGCTTTGGCAATATTAAATAACAGCAAATATCTTGTTTGCTGCGACGGAGCTATTAACAATCTGGCTAAAACCAATTTGATACCGGATGCTATTGTAGGCGATTGCGATTCGCTATCGGAGGACAGCTTATCAAAATTTGCAGGTATCATACACCGCATTTCTGAACAAGAAACAAATGATCTGACAAAAGCAGTACAATTCTGTATAAAACAAGGTAAACGTAATATTACCATTCTGGGAGCGACTGGCAAAAGAGAAGACCATACGATAGCGAATATCAGCCTGCTATGTGATTATATGAAAGATGCCGAAGTGGAAATGGTTACGGATTATGGAGTATTTGTAGCTATTGATTCCGACTCAACATTCGAAAGTGAAATAAAGCAACAGGTATCACTATTCTCTATTGACAAAATGCCTTTAACCTCCCATAACCTCGCATATCCAATACACAATCATGTGTTTACTAATTGGTGGCAGGCAACACTGAATGAGTGTACAGGCAATGAGTTTACAATAGAGACAAAAGGCCGGACCGTGGTATACCGGGCATTTTGA
- the greA gene encoding transcription elongation factor GreA has protein sequence MAITYMTEDGYKKLKEEISALESERPAISKQIAEARDKGDLSENAEYDAAKEAQGLLEAKIAQMKNLLANARIINEESIGIDVVQILNKVTIRNTKNNQQMTYTLVAESEANLKENKIAVSTPVAQGLMGKKVGDVAEIKVPSGMMSFEIVNISI, from the coding sequence ATGGCTATCACTTACATGACCGAAGACGGTTACAAAAAGTTGAAAGAAGAAATCAGCGCTCTGGAGAGCGAAAGGCCGGCTATATCGAAACAAATAGCTGAAGCCCGTGATAAAGGCGATCTGTCGGAAAATGCCGAATACGATGCAGCCAAAGAAGCTCAGGGATTACTTGAGGCAAAAATAGCCCAGATGAAAAATCTGTTGGCAAACGCCCGTATAATCAATGAAGAGTCGATAGGGATAGATGTAGTACAGATACTAAACAAGGTAACTATACGCAACACAAAGAACAACCAGCAGATGACATATACCCTTGTAGCTGAAAGTGAGGCAAACCTGAAAGAAAACAAGATTGCAGTAAGCACTCCTGTAGCACAGGGCCTTATGGGCAAAAAAGTGGGTGATGTTGCCGAAATAAAAGTCCCTTCGGGAATGATGAGTTTCGAAATCGTAAACATCTCTATCTAG
- the gyrB gene encoding DNA topoisomerase (ATP-hydrolyzing) subunit B translates to MTEKQKMAGESYSAQNIQVLEGLEAVRKRPAMYIGDISEKGLHHLVYEVVDNSIDEALAGYCDDIKVTIHEDNSISVKDNGRGIPVDIMEKEKKSALEVVLTVLHAGGKFDKGTYKVSGGLHGVGVSCVNALSTHLRAEIHKHGNIYVQEYSCGKPLTAVEKIGETKDNGTTITFKPDDTIFTVTEYKYDTLASRLRELAFLNAGVRLSLTDLRQKKEDGTFRTDVFYSERGLEEFVRYIDASKEALIDDVIHIVTEKQGVPVEVAMTYNTSYNENVYSYVNNIHTIEGGTHLTGFRRALSRTLKKYADDMKMLEKVKIEISGDDFREGLTAVVSIKVAEPQFEGQTKTKLGNNEVIGAVDQAVGEALGHFLEEHPKEAKIIVEKVILAATARAAARKAREMVQRKSPLTGGGLPGKLADCSSKDASNCEIFLVEGDSAGGTAKQGRDRAFQAILPLRGKILNVEKAMPHKVLESDEIKNIYTALGVSIGTDEDSKELNLEKLRYHKVVIMTDADVDGSHIATLILTFFFRHMKALLEKGYVYIATPPLYLCKKGKVEEYCWDDRQRRAFIDKYGDGDENSIHTQRYKGLGEMNAIQLWDTTMNPEHRTLRQVTIENAAEADHIFSMLMGEDVAPRREFIEENATYAKIDA, encoded by the coding sequence ATGACAGAGAAACAAAAAATGGCAGGCGAGTCTTACTCGGCGCAGAATATTCAGGTGCTTGAGGGTCTGGAGGCTGTAAGGAAAAGACCTGCGATGTACATTGGTGATATTAGCGAAAAAGGTTTACATCATCTTGTGTACGAGGTTGTTGATAACTCTATTGACGAGGCCCTGGCTGGTTATTGTGACGATATTAAAGTTACTATTCACGAAGATAATTCTATCTCTGTAAAGGATAACGGACGTGGTATTCCTGTAGATATCATGGAGAAAGAGAAGAAATCGGCTCTGGAAGTTGTGTTGACCGTATTGCATGCCGGAGGTAAATTTGATAAAGGGACATACAAAGTATCAGGCGGTCTTCATGGTGTGGGGGTGTCATGTGTGAATGCTCTTTCTACACACCTGCGTGCCGAGATTCATAAGCACGGCAATATATACGTACAGGAGTATTCTTGTGGCAAGCCATTGACTGCTGTAGAAAAAATAGGAGAGACAAAGGATAATGGTACAACCATCACTTTCAAACCGGACGATACAATATTTACTGTTACCGAATATAAATATGATACATTGGCTTCGCGTCTGCGCGAGCTTGCTTTCCTCAATGCGGGAGTTCGTCTTTCGTTGACCGACCTTCGCCAGAAGAAAGAAGATGGGACTTTCCGTACCGATGTATTCTATTCAGAAAGAGGACTAGAGGAATTTGTGCGTTATATCGATGCTTCAAAAGAGGCCTTGATCGATGATGTTATACACATTGTCACAGAAAAGCAAGGCGTTCCTGTAGAAGTAGCGATGACGTATAATACTTCCTACAACGAGAATGTCTATTCCTATGTAAATAACATCCATACTATCGAAGGTGGTACTCACCTGACAGGTTTCCGTCGTGCATTGTCGCGTACGTTGAAGAAGTATGCCGATGATATGAAGATGTTGGAAAAAGTCAAGATTGAAATCAGTGGAGACGACTTCCGCGAAGGCCTTACAGCTGTAGTTTCCATCAAAGTAGCAGAGCCGCAATTTGAAGGACAGACTAAAACCAAGCTAGGAAACAACGAAGTTATCGGAGCTGTAGATCAGGCTGTAGGTGAAGCTTTAGGACATTTTCTTGAAGAGCATCCGAAAGAAGCTAAGATCATAGTTGAAAAAGTTATACTTGCTGCTACGGCTCGTGCTGCTGCACGTAAAGCCCGTGAAATGGTACAACGTAAATCTCCGCTTACAGGAGGAGGACTTCCGGGTAAGTTGGCAGACTGTTCCAGTAAAGATGCTTCCAATTGCGAGATATTCCTTGTCGAAGGGGACTCTGCGGGTGGAACAGCCAAGCAAGGTCGCGATCGTGCATTTCAGGCTATCCTGCCTTTACGGGGTAAGATATTGAATGTAGAGAAAGCAATGCCTCACAAAGTATTGGAGAGTGACGAGATAAAGAATATATACACTGCCCTTGGAGTCTCTATCGGTACTGATGAAGATTCAAAGGAGTTGAATCTGGAAAAACTGCGTTATCATAAAGTGGTGATAATGACCGATGCGGACGTGGACGGTAGCCATATTGCTACATTGATCCTTACATTCTTCTTCCGTCATATGAAAGCTTTGCTGGAGAAAGGTTATGTGTATATTGCTACTCCACCGCTTTACTTATGTAAGAAAGGGAAAGTGGAAGAATACTGCTGGGACGACAGGCAACGCCGTGCTTTTATCGATAAATATGGTGATGGTGACGAGAATTCAATTCATACACAACGTTATAAAGGTCTTGGAGAGATGAATGCTATCCAGCTTTGGGATACAACAATGAATCCTGAACACCGTACTTTACGTCAGGTGACAATCGAAAATGCTGCCGAAGCTGATCATATTTTCTCCATGCTAATGGGTGAAGATGTTGCTCCTCGCCGTGAATTTATAGAAGAAAATGCTACTTATGCCAAGATCGACGCATAA
- a CDS encoding M28 family peptidase yields the protein MTFKNIVAVCLMLSLIACACNNKTASKPVEAYQKVSPDFNADSAYQFVDKQVSFGPRVPNTPQHIACGDYLVAELKRFGADVQEQKMVLTAYDGTKLNSRNIIGSYGPDKKTRVLLFAHWDTRPYSDHDPNPDNYHKPVLGANDAASGVGVLLEIARIIQSQSPAVGVDIIFFDAEDYGIPEFAEKSVIEGNTWCLGSQYWAKNPHVPNYKAKYGILLDMVGADGATFYKEEYSRIYAKNIVEKVWSTAGQMNYGAFFKGEEMGGITDDHVPVNEVRRIPSIDIIDYRPNTEHGFFHSWHTQKDDMSNISKKTLGVVGQTVLEVIYKEK from the coding sequence ATGACATTTAAGAATATTGTTGCTGTGTGCCTTATGTTGTCGCTGATAGCTTGTGCATGTAATAATAAAACTGCCTCAAAACCAGTGGAAGCATACCAGAAAGTTTCGCCAGATTTCAATGCAGATAGTGCATATCAGTTTGTAGATAAGCAAGTCTCTTTCGGTCCTCGTGTACCCAATACCCCTCAGCATATTGCTTGTGGCGATTACCTTGTAGCCGAACTGAAGCGTTTCGGTGCAGATGTGCAGGAGCAAAAGATGGTGCTGACAGCATATGATGGAACAAAGCTGAATTCCCGTAATATAATAGGTTCTTACGGACCGGATAAGAAAACCAGGGTATTACTATTTGCGCATTGGGACACACGCCCTTATTCAGACCATGACCCTAATCCGGATAATTATCACAAGCCTGTGTTAGGTGCAAACGATGCTGCCAGTGGAGTAGGAGTGTTACTCGAAATAGCCCGTATCATTCAATCTCAATCTCCGGCAGTAGGCGTGGATATCATTTTCTTCGATGCGGAAGATTATGGGATCCCAGAGTTTGCAGAGAAATCTGTTATCGAAGGAAATACATGGTGCTTAGGCTCCCAATACTGGGCTAAAAATCCGCATGTACCTAATTATAAGGCTAAATATGGTATTTTACTCGATATGGTAGGGGCTGATGGAGCTACTTTCTACAAAGAAGAATATTCACGCATTTATGCAAAGAATATTGTGGAGAAGGTATGGAGTACTGCTGGTCAAATGAATTATGGTGCCTTTTTTAAAGGAGAGGAGATGGGCGGAATCACAGACGACCATGTACCGGTGAACGAAGTTCGACGTATTCCAAGTATAGATATTATCGATTACAGACCAAATACAGAACATGGGTTCTTCCATTCGTGGCATACCCAGAAAGACGATATGAGCAATATCAGCAAAAAAACACTCGGAGTTGTCGGACAGACAGTGCTGGAGGTTATCTATAAGGAGAAATAA
- a CDS encoding CotH kinase family protein: MIVEENDWITISPLSGKGNMNISVKASENAIETVRSISLSVKTAEKSETVKINQEAAPPVIPDPEGHHYPLLTITTENGKPITSKEDYINATITIESRNEKGEIIEKLLEATTEIRGRGNSTWGMEKKPYRLKLSKSSEILGMPKNKHWVLLANYSDKTLMRNELAFEISRRMGFVYTPRMEYVDVVLNGDFIGNYMIGEHIRIDKDRVNIAEMGPSDTNTSGGYLLEIDERKGEPVWFETEEAKMVFCVNRPEDIPAIQKEYIRDYIQNIENIIYGKGGINTVSELPKYLDMKSFIDYLLLNELSKNVDGNLRLSTFVYKDKDNDKLYFGPVWDYDIAFGNINYEGCEITTGWYARIKAAWYQEFFKHAEFDKMVTDRWIELRSDKLSNLYPFIDELADKMEISQSKNFKRWPILDKAVWPNPIVTGSYQGEVNYLKDWLTRRINWMDQTLK; this comes from the coding sequence ATAATCGTAGAAGAAAATGATTGGATAACCATCAGTCCCTTAAGTGGAAAAGGGAACATGAACATCTCGGTAAAAGCATCTGAGAATGCAATTGAGACCGTGCGTTCAATATCTTTATCAGTAAAAACCGCAGAAAAGTCTGAAACTGTAAAAATTAATCAGGAGGCTGCACCTCCTGTAATTCCCGATCCGGAAGGACACCATTACCCTCTTTTGACGATCACCACAGAGAATGGAAAGCCAATTACATCAAAGGAAGATTATATAAACGCCACTATTACTATTGAATCCCGGAATGAGAAAGGTGAGATCATTGAAAAATTACTCGAAGCTACCACCGAGATAAGAGGCCGGGGAAACAGTACATGGGGAATGGAAAAGAAACCATACCGTCTTAAATTAAGCAAGTCCAGCGAAATACTAGGCATGCCCAAAAACAAACATTGGGTTTTATTAGCGAATTATTCTGATAAAACCTTGATGAGAAATGAGCTCGCTTTTGAAATCAGCCGACGCATGGGATTTGTCTATACCCCACGTATGGAATATGTAGATGTCGTTCTCAACGGAGACTTCATAGGTAATTATATGATCGGAGAACACATAAGAATAGATAAAGACAGAGTGAATATTGCCGAAATGGGGCCATCTGACACAAATACCTCAGGTGGATACCTGCTGGAAATAGACGAACGAAAAGGGGAACCTGTGTGGTTCGAAACCGAAGAAGCAAAAATGGTGTTTTGTGTAAACAGACCAGAGGACATCCCCGCTATTCAAAAGGAATATATCCGTGATTATATTCAGAATATAGAAAACATTATCTACGGAAAAGGAGGCATCAACACTGTGTCTGAGCTACCAAAATATCTGGATATGAAATCCTTCATTGATTATCTGTTACTAAATGAATTATCTAAAAATGTGGATGGAAATCTTCGTCTCAGTACCTTTGTATATAAAGACAAGGATAATGATAAGTTATACTTTGGCCCTGTATGGGATTACGATATCGCTTTTGGTAATATAAATTACGAAGGATGTGAAATTACAACCGGTTGGTATGCACGAATTAAAGCTGCCTGGTATCAAGAATTCTTTAAGCATGCAGAATTTGATAAAATGGTGACAGATCGGTGGATCGAGTTGCGAAGTGACAAGCTAAGCAATCTGTATCCATTTATCGACGAATTAGCTGACAAGATGGAAATATCCCAGTCTAAAAACTTTAAGCGGTGGCCGATATTAGATAAGGCTGTATGGCCAAATCCTATTGTAACAGGTAGCTATCAAGGAGAAGTCAATTATCTGAAAGATTGGCTTACTAGAAGAATAAACTGGATGGATCAGACATTGAAGTAA
- a CDS encoding SufE family protein yields the protein MATINEIQDEIIEEFSMFEDWMDRYALLIELGNSLDKLDDKSKTEDNLIVGCQSRVWLQADYVDGKVVFKAESDAVIVKGIIALLIKVLSNRTPDEIINTDLYFIEKIGLKENLSPTRSNGLVSMIKQIRFYAMAYKAKEMG from the coding sequence ATGGCTACAATAAACGAAATACAAGACGAAATAATAGAAGAGTTTTCCATGTTCGAAGATTGGATGGACCGTTATGCGCTCCTCATAGAACTGGGTAACTCCCTTGATAAACTCGATGATAAATCGAAGACAGAAGATAATCTTATAGTGGGATGCCAGAGTCGTGTATGGCTGCAAGCCGATTATGTCGATGGCAAAGTCGTATTTAAAGCAGAGAGTGATGCCGTTATCGTAAAAGGAATAATTGCCCTGCTTATCAAAGTTTTATCGAACAGGACTCCCGATGAGATTATCAATACCGACCTTTATTTTATAGAAAAGATCGGTTTGAAGGAAAATCTTAGTCCTACCCGTTCCAATGGGTTGGTTTCGATGATAAAACAAATCCGTTTCTATGCCATGGCCTACAAGGCAAAAGAAATGGGATAA
- a CDS encoding HIT family protein, translated as MASIFSRIAAGEIPSYKVAEDEKFFAFLDINPMAKGHTLVIPKQEVDYIFDLDDATIGEMNIFAKKVAKAIEKALLCQRVGVMVIGMEVPHAHIHLIPINKESDMLLSNPRVKLEQAEFEEIARMIREYI; from the coding sequence ATGGCAAGTATCTTTAGTAGAATAGCAGCCGGCGAGATACCTTCTTACAAGGTGGCGGAGGATGAGAAATTCTTTGCTTTCCTTGATATAAATCCTATGGCTAAAGGTCACACGCTGGTCATTCCTAAACAGGAGGTGGATTATATCTTCGATTTGGACGACGCAACCATAGGTGAGATGAACATCTTTGCCAAGAAGGTTGCCAAGGCCATAGAGAAGGCTCTTCTATGCCAACGGGTCGGTGTAATGGTTATAGGAATGGAAGTTCCTCATGCACATATACACCTGATTCCGATAAACAAGGAGTCAGACATGCTGTTATCCAACCCCAGAGTAAAGCTGGAGCAAGCTGAATTCGAAGAGATTGCCCGAATGATTAGAGAATATATCTGA
- a CDS encoding alpha/beta hydrolase, whose protein sequence is MKKSLIVIFLFCALAITAQNTYELKKDIPYTGDAETDAYRKERCKLDIYYPVDKKDFPVVVWFHGGGLEGGEKHIPNELKERGIAVVAVNYRLSPKATNPAYIEDAAASVAWVFNNIASYGGSVNDIYVSGHSAGGYLTLMVGLDKSYLEKYGIDADKIKGLVPISGQTNTHYTIRKERGIPQNLPIVDAYAPLNQARAGIPPILLISGDRNLEMTARYEENLHMEAILKSFGNKDVTMYEVQGFDHGGVGGPGCLLLLDWIRKYSKK, encoded by the coding sequence ATGAAAAAAAGTTTGATCGTAATCTTCCTCTTCTGTGCTTTGGCGATAACCGCACAGAATACGTATGAATTGAAGAAGGATATACCTTATACCGGCGATGCCGAAACGGACGCATACCGTAAGGAGCGTTGTAAACTGGATATATACTATCCTGTGGATAAGAAAGATTTCCCTGTGGTAGTCTGGTTTCATGGCGGAGGCCTTGAAGGCGGGGAAAAGCATATCCCGAACGAACTGAAGGAAAGAGGTATCGCGGTAGTGGCAGTCAATTATCGCCTTAGTCCGAAAGCCACAAATCCGGCGTATATAGAGGATGCTGCTGCTTCCGTTGCGTGGGTTTTCAATAACATCGCGTCGTATGGCGGTAGTGTGAATGATATTTATGTATCGGGGCATTCTGCCGGGGGCTATCTTACTCTTATGGTGGGACTGGATAAGAGTTATCTTGAAAAGTACGGAATTGATGCGGATAAGATAAAGGGTCTGGTGCCTATCAGTGGCCAGACTAATACGCATTACACGATAAGGAAAGAACGGGGGATACCTCAAAACCTTCCTATAGTTGATGCTTATGCACCATTGAATCAGGCACGGGCAGGCATTCCTCCTATTTTATTAATTTCGGGAGACCGTAATCTGGAAATGACAGCGCGTTATGAAGAGAACCTGCATATGGAAGCTATCCTAAAGTCATTTGGGAATAAGGATGTGACCATGTACGAAGTACAGGGCTTTGATCATGGAGGAGTGGGAGGTCCCGGTTGCTTGCTTTTGCTCGATTGGATAAGAAAATATAGTAAGAAATAA